GGTCGACTTTGGCTTCCCTATCGTGGCCCTCGTTGGAGAGAACGGTTCTGGAAAGAGTACGGTTTTGCAATCGTCAGCGTCTGTCTATAAGTCGAACACCAAATTAAGTGAATCTTTTGCTTCAGACTTCTTTCCGGACACGCCTTTTGAGACCATTTCAGGAGTAACGCTCCGGTTTTCTTACAGGGAGGGCGCGAACTCACAGACGAAAACAATTCGAAAGCCATCCGATCGATGGCGCGGAAATCCGGAGCGCCCGGAACGGCCGGTAATTTACGTCGACCTAAGCCGCATTCAACCTGTAGGCGCCCGAGTTGGATTCTTGAAATTGCTGAAGGCCGGCGTTACAGAGCACTCTCACGATCCCTTCGATCCAGATCGTCTTCAACGATTATCCTATATTGTTGGAAAAAAATATGCGAACGCTGGCATTTCGAGCACAAACGTCGACGAGAAGCGCCGTGTGCCAGTGCTGACTCTCGGTGATTCACGGTACTCCGGATTCCATCAAGGAGCTGGAGAAATTGCTGCCGCGGAATTGCTCGCTCAGCCCTTCCCGAAGTACAGCCTTGTTCTCATAGACGAGATCGAGACGTCGCTCCATCCTCGTGCGCAGCGGCGTCTTGTTAGAGATTTGGCTCGAATTGCCCGAGAGAATGAGCTCCAGATTGTTCTGACGACTCACTCTCCCTATGTTCTAGAAGAGCTGCCGCCCGAGGGCCGAATCTATTTGATGGAGGGGCATGCTGGGAAGAGCGTAGTTACTGGCGTCAGTCCGGATTTCGCCATGACACGCATGGATGAAGAGCAGCACCCCGAGTGCGATTTGTATGTGGAGGATCCTCGGGCGGGACTACTGGTGAGAGAGGCGCTCATCAAAGTTGATAAGGACTTGCTCGACCGAGTGCAAATAATTCCTTATGGGAGCGCGCAGGTCGGTATTGCATTAGGCATGATGCGGCATCAAAACCGTTTCCCTCGCCCTTCCGTAGTGTTCTTGGATGGAGATCAAGACTCCGCGCATGGGTGTGACGTCTTGCCGGGCAATGATGCGCCTGAAGTGGTTATCTTTGAAGCACTAAGACCACTAAATTGGTCGGGGGTTGCAGAGCGAATCGGTCGGGATGTCTCTATGACCATTGATGAGTTGAATG
The sequence above is a segment of the Aquabacterium sp. J223 genome. Coding sequences within it:
- a CDS encoding ATP-dependent endonuclease translates to MTTTKESGAEMALSNEMRRLQNKWATGQGWPKRLEWIELSGVRGWVGQRVDFGFPIVALVGENGSGKSTVLQSSASVYKSNTKLSESFASDFFPDTPFETISGVTLRFSYREGANSQTKTIRKPSDRWRGNPERPERPVIYVDLSRIQPVGARVGFLKLLKAGVTEHSHDPFDPDRLQRLSYIVGKKYANAGISSTNVDEKRRVPVLTLGDSRYSGFHQGAGEIAAAELLAQPFPKYSLVLIDEIETSLHPRAQRRLVRDLARIARENELQIVLTTHSPYVLEELPPEGRIYLMEGHAGKSVVTGVSPDFAMTRMDEEQHPECDLYVEDPRAGLLVREALIKVDKDLLDRVQIIPYGSAQVGIALGMMRHQNRFPRPSVVFLDGDQDSAHGCDVLPGNDAPEVVIFEALRPLNWSGVAERIGRDVSMTIDELNAAMTLANHHDWVKAAASKLYVGGDILWQALCATWCTTASPEALARITDPVREALSGSP